In one window of Eubalaena glacialis isolate mEubGla1 chromosome 13, mEubGla1.1.hap2.+ XY, whole genome shotgun sequence DNA:
- the PI3 gene encoding elafin has translation MKSRNFLIPVMVLLVLGTLVAQAAVIKGQGAVKGQDPVKGQDPFKGQDQVKGQDQVKGQDQVQLLDKRGFCPRIQSQCYMLNPPNKCLRDADCRGAKKCCVGYCGKDCMNPW, from the exons ATCCCAGTGATGGTACTTCTTGTCCTTGGGACGCTGGTGGCACAGGCAGCTGTCATAAAAG GTCAAGGCGCTGTGAAAGGACAAGATCCAGTCAAAGGACAAGATCCATTCAAAGGACAAGATCAAGTCAAAGGTCAAGATCAAGTCAAAGGACAAGATCAAGTCCAACTCCTCGATAAGCGTGGCTTCTGCCCCAGGATTCAGTCCCAGTGCTACATGTTAAATCCCCCTAACAAATGTCTGAGAGATGCTGATTGCCGGGGGGCCAAGAAGTGCTGTGTGGGCTATTGCGGGAAAGACTGTATGAATCCCTGGTGA